Proteins co-encoded in one Pseudoliparis swirei isolate HS2019 ecotype Mariana Trench chromosome 7, NWPU_hadal_v1, whole genome shotgun sequence genomic window:
- the chfr gene encoding E3 ubiquitin-protein ligase CHFR isoform X3 gives MDCSQRGRAWGKLLKVDSSETVLLFNRECTVGRKKGCYLSFPSNKLVSGEHCKIVKDESSGSVWLEDTSTNGTVINMSKLVKKQTHMLQTGDVIYFVYRKSEPEQNIAYVYHSIQMEHANSEHSYDMEGSAHSPAPLPHSEMLLSVEPVMLTKASVEDPQPSTSHFSIVSPTTSGPMATTAAPALDKAKDASPAQERDTDNMEPESKKRKSDDIKDYDLDSPHTSRTEAVCSTKGGVSTKLHVEVTKTDKMEESLTCVICQDLLHDCVSLQPCMHVFCAACYSGWMERSSLCPTCRCPVEKIRKNHILNNLVEAYLIQHPEKCRSDEDLKSMERRNKITRDMLQPKVERSFSDEEGSSDYLFDLSDNDSDSSDIGQPMVMCRQCPGYRREASQMLFASGSNHWLPCLPAPPPTPPPPKPATEEGSATPPAEQPSTSSAIPPACSAPVLSAASQEYRCLPQGCHLICTCCLQPMPDRRAESNSEQVIAQRCVQCQRPFCHMYWGCQRIGCQGCLARFSDLNLTDKCLDGVLNNNNYESEILQNYLSSRGKSWRDLLQESLQSFQQGNYYLSDWHISSNAILCFCCGLRAFKGLAYEYRRNIPSPELPAAVTSRPNCYWGRNCRTQVKAHHAMKFNHICDQTRFKS, from the exons ATGGACTGTTCTCAAAGAGGACGAGCATGGGGGAAGCTCCTCAAAGTGGACTCCAGTGAAACTGTCCTGCTTTTCAACAGGGAATGCACAGTGGGCAGGAAAAAAG GATGTTATCTGTCCTTCCCATCCAACAAACTGGTCTCAGGGGAGCACTGCAAGATTGTGAAAGATGAAAGCTCAGGCTCGGTGTGGCTTGAAGACACAAG CACTAATGGCACAGTGATCAACATGTCCAAACTGGTAAAGAAGCAAACTCACATGCTACAGACCGGCGATGTCATCTACTTTGTCTACAGGAAAAGTGAGCCAGAACAAA ACATTGCCTATGTTTACCACTCAATCCAAATGGAGCATGCTAATTCAGAACATAGTTATG ACATGGAGGGGTCAGCCCACAGTCCGGCCCCTCTTCCACATTCAGAGATGTTGCTCTCTGTGGAGCCTGTCATGCTCACAAAGGCGTCTGTGGAGGATCCTCAGCCATCCACTTCCCACTTCAGCATCGTGAGCCCGACCACGTCTGGTCCCATGGCAACCACAGCCGCTCCTGCTTTGG ACAAGGCTAAAGATGCTTCCCCAGCACAGGAAAGAGACACGGACAACATGGAGCCAGAAAGCAAGAAGAGGAAATCTGATGACA TTAAAGATTATGATTTGGACTCGCCACATACCTCCAGAACAGAAGCGGTGTGTTCAACTAAGGGAGGTGTTTCGACTAAACTACATGTGGAAGTCACTAAGACGGACAAGATGGAGGAGAGCCTGACATGTGTTATTTGTCAAGATCTGCTGCATGATTGTGTCAG CTTGCAGCCTTGCATGCATGTCTTCTGTGCCGCCTGCTACTCCGGCTGGATGGAGCGCTCTTCTCTTTGCCCCACCTGCCGCTGCCCTGTGGAGAAGATTCGTAAGAACCATATCCTCAACAACCTGGTGGAGGCGTACCTCATCCAGCACCCAG AAAAGTGCCGCAGTGATGAGGACCTGAAGAGCATGGAGCGCCGTAACAAGATAACTCGGGACATGTTGCAGCCAAAGGTTGAGCGCTCGTTCTCAGACGAGGAGGGCAGTTCAGATTACCTCTTCGACCTTTCTGACAATGACAGTGACTCCTCAGACATTGG TCAGCCTATGGTGATGTGCCGGCAGTGTCCTGGCTACAGGAGGGAGGCCAGTCAGATGCTGTTTGCTTCAGGTTCCAACCACTGGCTCCCTTGTCTGCCAGCCCCACCGcctacacctcctccacccaaaCCAGCAACGGAGGAGGGGTCCGCAACGCCCCCGGCGGAGCAGCCTTCAACATCCTCTGCCATCCCCCCAG CTTGTTCTGctcctgtcctgtctgcagCTTCTCAGGAGTACCGCTGCCTCCCCCAGGGCTGCCATCTCATCTGCACCTGCTGCCTCCAGCCGATGCCAGACAGACGGGCCGAGTCCAACAGCGAGCAGGTTATCGCTCAACGAT gtgtgcagtgccagcGACCCTTCTGTCATATGTACTGGGGTTGCCAGAGGATCGGCTGCCAAGGCTGTCTGGCTCGATTCAGTG acCTCAATCTGACGGATAAATGCCTGGATGGGGTGCTGAACAACAATAACTATGAATCGGAGATCCTCCAG AACTACCTGTCTTCCAGAGGGAAGTCATGGAGAGATCTGCTCCAGGAGTCTTTGCAGTCCTTCCAGCAGGGAAACTACTATCTGTCAG ATTGGCATATCTCTTCCAATGCCATCCTGTGCTTCTGCTGCGGCCTGCGAGCTTTCAAGGGGTTGGCCTACGAGTACAGACGGAACATCCCTTCACCTGAACTGCCGG CTGCTGTAACATCTCGTCCCAATTGTTACTGGGGACGCAACTGTCGTACGCAGGTGAAGGCGCATCATGCAAT GAAATTCAACCACATATGTGATCAGACGCGTTTCAAGAGCTGA
- the chfr gene encoding E3 ubiquitin-protein ligase CHFR isoform X2, giving the protein MKRRSCFTPSYPREQTKRLTRKHLKMDCSQRGRAWGKLLKVDSSETVLLFNRECTVGRKKGCYLSFPSNKLVSGEHCKIVKDESSGSVWLEDTSTNGTVINMSKLVKKQTHMLQTGDVIYFVYRKSEPEQNIAYVYHSIQMEHANSEHSYDMEGSAHSPAPLPHSEMLLSVEPVMLTKASVEDPQPSTSHFSIVSPTTSGPMATTAAPALDKAKDASPAQERDTDNMEPESKKRKSDDIKDYDLDSPHTSRTEAVCSTKGGVSTKLHVEVTKTDKMEESLTCVICQDLLHDCVSLQPCMHVFCAACYSGWMERSSLCPTCRCPVEKIRKNHILNNLVEAYLIQHPEKCRSDEDLKSMERRNKITRDMLQPKVERSFSDEEGSSDYLFDLSDNDSDSSDIGQPMVMCRQCPGYRREASQMLFASGSNHWLPCLPAPPPTPPPPKPATEEGSATPPAEQPSTSSAIPPASQEYRCLPQGCHLICTCCLQPMPDRRAESNSEQVIAQRCVQCQRPFCHMYWGCQRIGCQGCLARFSDLNLTDKCLDGVLNNNNYESEILQNYLSSRGKSWRDLLQESLQSFQQGNYYLSDWHISSNAILCFCCGLRAFKGLAYEYRRNIPSPELPAAVTSRPNCYWGRNCRTQVKAHHAMKFNHICDQTRFKS; this is encoded by the exons ATGAAGAGAAGAAGCTGTTTTACACCGAGCTACCCGAGAGAGCAAACTAAGCGTTTAACG AGAAAACATTTGAAGATGGACTGTTCTCAAAGAGGACGAGCATGGGGGAAGCTCCTCAAAGTGGACTCCAGTGAAACTGTCCTGCTTTTCAACAGGGAATGCACAGTGGGCAGGAAAAAAG GATGTTATCTGTCCTTCCCATCCAACAAACTGGTCTCAGGGGAGCACTGCAAGATTGTGAAAGATGAAAGCTCAGGCTCGGTGTGGCTTGAAGACACAAG CACTAATGGCACAGTGATCAACATGTCCAAACTGGTAAAGAAGCAAACTCACATGCTACAGACCGGCGATGTCATCTACTTTGTCTACAGGAAAAGTGAGCCAGAACAAA ACATTGCCTATGTTTACCACTCAATCCAAATGGAGCATGCTAATTCAGAACATAGTTATG ACATGGAGGGGTCAGCCCACAGTCCGGCCCCTCTTCCACATTCAGAGATGTTGCTCTCTGTGGAGCCTGTCATGCTCACAAAGGCGTCTGTGGAGGATCCTCAGCCATCCACTTCCCACTTCAGCATCGTGAGCCCGACCACGTCTGGTCCCATGGCAACCACAGCCGCTCCTGCTTTGG ACAAGGCTAAAGATGCTTCCCCAGCACAGGAAAGAGACACGGACAACATGGAGCCAGAAAGCAAGAAGAGGAAATCTGATGACA TTAAAGATTATGATTTGGACTCGCCACATACCTCCAGAACAGAAGCGGTGTGTTCAACTAAGGGAGGTGTTTCGACTAAACTACATGTGGAAGTCACTAAGACGGACAAGATGGAGGAGAGCCTGACATGTGTTATTTGTCAAGATCTGCTGCATGATTGTGTCAG CTTGCAGCCTTGCATGCATGTCTTCTGTGCCGCCTGCTACTCCGGCTGGATGGAGCGCTCTTCTCTTTGCCCCACCTGCCGCTGCCCTGTGGAGAAGATTCGTAAGAACCATATCCTCAACAACCTGGTGGAGGCGTACCTCATCCAGCACCCAG AAAAGTGCCGCAGTGATGAGGACCTGAAGAGCATGGAGCGCCGTAACAAGATAACTCGGGACATGTTGCAGCCAAAGGTTGAGCGCTCGTTCTCAGACGAGGAGGGCAGTTCAGATTACCTCTTCGACCTTTCTGACAATGACAGTGACTCCTCAGACATTGG TCAGCCTATGGTGATGTGCCGGCAGTGTCCTGGCTACAGGAGGGAGGCCAGTCAGATGCTGTTTGCTTCAGGTTCCAACCACTGGCTCCCTTGTCTGCCAGCCCCACCGcctacacctcctccacccaaaCCAGCAACGGAGGAGGGGTCCGCAACGCCCCCGGCGGAGCAGCCTTCAACATCCTCTGCCATCCCCCCAG CTTCTCAGGAGTACCGCTGCCTCCCCCAGGGCTGCCATCTCATCTGCACCTGCTGCCTCCAGCCGATGCCAGACAGACGGGCCGAGTCCAACAGCGAGCAGGTTATCGCTCAACGAT gtgtgcagtgccagcGACCCTTCTGTCATATGTACTGGGGTTGCCAGAGGATCGGCTGCCAAGGCTGTCTGGCTCGATTCAGTG acCTCAATCTGACGGATAAATGCCTGGATGGGGTGCTGAACAACAATAACTATGAATCGGAGATCCTCCAG AACTACCTGTCTTCCAGAGGGAAGTCATGGAGAGATCTGCTCCAGGAGTCTTTGCAGTCCTTCCAGCAGGGAAACTACTATCTGTCAG ATTGGCATATCTCTTCCAATGCCATCCTGTGCTTCTGCTGCGGCCTGCGAGCTTTCAAGGGGTTGGCCTACGAGTACAGACGGAACATCCCTTCACCTGAACTGCCGG CTGCTGTAACATCTCGTCCCAATTGTTACTGGGGACGCAACTGTCGTACGCAGGTGAAGGCGCATCATGCAAT GAAATTCAACCACATATGTGATCAGACGCGTTTCAAGAGCTGA
- the chfr gene encoding E3 ubiquitin-protein ligase CHFR isoform X1 codes for MKRRSCFTPSYPREQTKRLTRKHLKMDCSQRGRAWGKLLKVDSSETVLLFNRECTVGRKKGCYLSFPSNKLVSGEHCKIVKDESSGSVWLEDTSTNGTVINMSKLVKKQTHMLQTGDVIYFVYRKSEPEQNIAYVYHSIQMEHANSEHSYDMEGSAHSPAPLPHSEMLLSVEPVMLTKASVEDPQPSTSHFSIVSPTTSGPMATTAAPALDKAKDASPAQERDTDNMEPESKKRKSDDIKDYDLDSPHTSRTEAVCSTKGGVSTKLHVEVTKTDKMEESLTCVICQDLLHDCVSLQPCMHVFCAACYSGWMERSSLCPTCRCPVEKIRKNHILNNLVEAYLIQHPEKCRSDEDLKSMERRNKITRDMLQPKVERSFSDEEGSSDYLFDLSDNDSDSSDIGQPMVMCRQCPGYRREASQMLFASGSNHWLPCLPAPPPTPPPPKPATEEGSATPPAEQPSTSSAIPPACSAPVLSAASQEYRCLPQGCHLICTCCLQPMPDRRAESNSEQVIAQRCVQCQRPFCHMYWGCQRIGCQGCLARFSDLNLTDKCLDGVLNNNNYESEILQNYLSSRGKSWRDLLQESLQSFQQGNYYLSDWHISSNAILCFCCGLRAFKGLAYEYRRNIPSPELPAAVTSRPNCYWGRNCRTQVKAHHAMKFNHICDQTRFKS; via the exons ATGAAGAGAAGAAGCTGTTTTACACCGAGCTACCCGAGAGAGCAAACTAAGCGTTTAACG AGAAAACATTTGAAGATGGACTGTTCTCAAAGAGGACGAGCATGGGGGAAGCTCCTCAAAGTGGACTCCAGTGAAACTGTCCTGCTTTTCAACAGGGAATGCACAGTGGGCAGGAAAAAAG GATGTTATCTGTCCTTCCCATCCAACAAACTGGTCTCAGGGGAGCACTGCAAGATTGTGAAAGATGAAAGCTCAGGCTCGGTGTGGCTTGAAGACACAAG CACTAATGGCACAGTGATCAACATGTCCAAACTGGTAAAGAAGCAAACTCACATGCTACAGACCGGCGATGTCATCTACTTTGTCTACAGGAAAAGTGAGCCAGAACAAA ACATTGCCTATGTTTACCACTCAATCCAAATGGAGCATGCTAATTCAGAACATAGTTATG ACATGGAGGGGTCAGCCCACAGTCCGGCCCCTCTTCCACATTCAGAGATGTTGCTCTCTGTGGAGCCTGTCATGCTCACAAAGGCGTCTGTGGAGGATCCTCAGCCATCCACTTCCCACTTCAGCATCGTGAGCCCGACCACGTCTGGTCCCATGGCAACCACAGCCGCTCCTGCTTTGG ACAAGGCTAAAGATGCTTCCCCAGCACAGGAAAGAGACACGGACAACATGGAGCCAGAAAGCAAGAAGAGGAAATCTGATGACA TTAAAGATTATGATTTGGACTCGCCACATACCTCCAGAACAGAAGCGGTGTGTTCAACTAAGGGAGGTGTTTCGACTAAACTACATGTGGAAGTCACTAAGACGGACAAGATGGAGGAGAGCCTGACATGTGTTATTTGTCAAGATCTGCTGCATGATTGTGTCAG CTTGCAGCCTTGCATGCATGTCTTCTGTGCCGCCTGCTACTCCGGCTGGATGGAGCGCTCTTCTCTTTGCCCCACCTGCCGCTGCCCTGTGGAGAAGATTCGTAAGAACCATATCCTCAACAACCTGGTGGAGGCGTACCTCATCCAGCACCCAG AAAAGTGCCGCAGTGATGAGGACCTGAAGAGCATGGAGCGCCGTAACAAGATAACTCGGGACATGTTGCAGCCAAAGGTTGAGCGCTCGTTCTCAGACGAGGAGGGCAGTTCAGATTACCTCTTCGACCTTTCTGACAATGACAGTGACTCCTCAGACATTGG TCAGCCTATGGTGATGTGCCGGCAGTGTCCTGGCTACAGGAGGGAGGCCAGTCAGATGCTGTTTGCTTCAGGTTCCAACCACTGGCTCCCTTGTCTGCCAGCCCCACCGcctacacctcctccacccaaaCCAGCAACGGAGGAGGGGTCCGCAACGCCCCCGGCGGAGCAGCCTTCAACATCCTCTGCCATCCCCCCAG CTTGTTCTGctcctgtcctgtctgcagCTTCTCAGGAGTACCGCTGCCTCCCCCAGGGCTGCCATCTCATCTGCACCTGCTGCCTCCAGCCGATGCCAGACAGACGGGCCGAGTCCAACAGCGAGCAGGTTATCGCTCAACGAT gtgtgcagtgccagcGACCCTTCTGTCATATGTACTGGGGTTGCCAGAGGATCGGCTGCCAAGGCTGTCTGGCTCGATTCAGTG acCTCAATCTGACGGATAAATGCCTGGATGGGGTGCTGAACAACAATAACTATGAATCGGAGATCCTCCAG AACTACCTGTCTTCCAGAGGGAAGTCATGGAGAGATCTGCTCCAGGAGTCTTTGCAGTCCTTCCAGCAGGGAAACTACTATCTGTCAG ATTGGCATATCTCTTCCAATGCCATCCTGTGCTTCTGCTGCGGCCTGCGAGCTTTCAAGGGGTTGGCCTACGAGTACAGACGGAACATCCCTTCACCTGAACTGCCGG CTGCTGTAACATCTCGTCCCAATTGTTACTGGGGACGCAACTGTCGTACGCAGGTGAAGGCGCATCATGCAAT GAAATTCAACCACATATGTGATCAGACGCGTTTCAAGAGCTGA